The Haloarcula limicola genomic sequence CGGCGGCCGGACAGGGCGTCTTCCAGGCCGCACAGGACGCCCAGCGGTTCGCCGTCGGCGTCGATGCCGACCAGTCCGTGACGCTACCGGACTATCAGGACGTCATCATGGGCTCTGCGGTGAAGTACATCAACCGCGGCACCGCCGAGGTGGCACAGGCCGTCGTCGAGGACAACTGGGAGAGCGTGCAGGGGCCGAACGTCCTCGGCCTCGAAGAGGACGCCGTCGAGGTGGTCCTCGGGCAGGCCGTCGGGCCGAAACTCCCCGACGTCGTCACGCAGAACTTAGAGGAATCGAAGCAGGCCATCGTCGGCGGGGATATCACGGTCCCGTGTACCGCCGGTGGCTGTCAGGACTGAAGCGGTCACTTGTCTCGATTTATCGCCTTTACTACCACTATGACAACCGAAAACGCGGGCCAGTTCGCGGTGCGACTCGACGGCATCACCAAGCGGTTCGGCGACGTCGTCGCCAACGAGGGCGTCGACCTCGCCGTCGAATCGGGGTCGGTCCACGCGCTCGTCGGCGAGAACGGCGCGGGAAAGACCACGCTGATGAGCGTCCTCTACGGGCTCTACCGGCCGGACGCGGGAACTATCTCGGTCCACGGCGAGGAGCGCCGCTTCTCCTCGCCGCGGGACGCCATCGACGCCGGTGTCGGCATGATACATCAACACTTCCAGTTGGTGGATACGATGACCGTCCTTCAGAACATCGTGCTCGGTCAGGAACCGACCAGCGGCGGCTTGGTCGACCAGGCCAGTGCGCGCGAGGACGTGAAGGCCATCTGTGACACCTACGGCTTCGACGTCGACCGGTACCTCGATACGCGCGTCGAGCAGCTCGGCGTGGGCGTCCAACAGCGCGTCGAGATCGTCAAGAGCCTCTATCGGGGCGCGGAGACGCTCGTCCTCGACGAGCCGACGGCGGTGTTGACCCCACAGGAGGTCGACGCGCTGTTCGACGTGATGGCCGAACTCACCGACCGCGGGCGCTCGCTCATCTTTATCACGCACAAGCTCGACGAGGCGATGACGGCGGCCGATCGAATCACGGTGCTTCGGGACGGGAAGGCGGTCGGTACCGTCGACGCAGCGACCACCTCCCGCGAGGAACTCGCGCGGATGATGGTCGGCCGCGACGTGTTGTTCGAGGTGGAACAACGCGAGACGACGCCCGGCGACGTGCTGGTCGACGTGGACGACCTCCGCGTGCGCGACGACCGCGACCTCGAACAGGTCGGCGGCGTCGACGCCGAGATACGCGAGGGGGAAGTACTGGGGATCGCCGGCGTCGAGGGGAACGGCCAGTCCGAGCTCGTCGAGGCGCTCGTCGGCCTCAGATCGGTCGATGGCGGATCTATTTCGTTCGAGGGCACCGACGTGACCGAGACGAGCCGCCGCCGCCGCATCGAGTCCGGCATCGCCTACGTCCCCGAGGACAGACAGGAGGAGGGGCTCGTACAGGACTACACCCTCGCACGCAACGCGCTACTGGGCAATCAGACGCTCGACCCCTTCGAGCGCGGCGGCTTCCTCGATTGGAGCGCCGTGCGCGACCACGCCGACGACATCATCGACGCCTACGACGTACAGCCGAGTGACCGGGAGGCCGAGGCCGCGTCGCTCTCCGGCGGGAACCAGCAGAAGTTCATCGTCGGACGGGAGCTAGAGCGCGACCCCGCCTTCGTCGTGGCCTCGCACCCGACCCGCGGGGTCGACATCGGCTCCATCGAGTTCATCCACGACCGGCTGCTTGAGATGCGCGACCGCGGAATGGGGGTCCTGCTCGTCTCCTCGAAGCTCGACGAGGTCCAGAAGCTCTCGGACCGCATCGCCGTCATGTACGAGGGGCAGTTCGTCGACGTCGTGGACCCAGACGACGTGACCGAACACGACCTCGGACTACTGATGACCGGCGACTCACCGACGGACGACCGGTCGGGCGACGGCGACCGGGAGGTCGAACTGTGAGCGGCCTCGATAGCGGAAACGTCAGGGCGACGCTCGACCGAGCCGCAGACCGGATGGTCCGCGCCTCCGTCTTAGAGCGGTTCGCCATCGCGGTGGCCTCGACGCTGCTGGCACTCCTCTTGGGAGCCGTGATCGTCGCCGCGTCGGGCTACGACGCCGTCGAGTTCGTCACGGCGCTCGTCTACGGCGCGTTCGGGACCATCTCCAACGTCGCCTTCACGCTCCGGCAGACGACGATGCTCCTCCTCACCGGCGTGGCCGTCGCCATCGCGTTCCGGGCCGGCGTGTTCAACATCGGCGTCCAAGGACAGTTCGTCGTCGGCGGGTTCGCCACGGTCGTCACCGTCCTCTTCCTCGCGCCGTTCCTGCCGACCGGGGTCGTCGGCGGCGTCCTCCTGATGCTACTGGGCACCGCCGCCGCGATGCTCGTCGGCGGGGCCTACGCCGCCATTCCGGGCGTCATGAAGGCCTACGCCGACGCGAACGAGGTCATCACGACCATCATGTTGAACTTCATCGCCTCGGGCGTCGTCTTCTACCTCGTCGACAGCCACCTCCGGCCCGAGGGAGCGTCGGCCCCGAACACCGAGCAACTCCCGTCGTACGTCGACCTCCCCGGCTTCGCCTTCGGCAGTAGCTCTTTCTCGGTCATCGGGCTGGGCGTCGCTCTCCTGACCGCCGTCGTCGTCGCGTTCGTGCTCGGTCGCACCCGCTACGGCTACGACCTCGTCACCAGCGGCCACCAGGCGGCGGCCGCGGCCTACGCCGGCGTGGACCCGAAGCGCACCGTCGTCCTCACGATGACGTTCTCGGGGATGGTCGCGGGCCTCGCGGGCGCGATGTTCGCCATCATGATCCTCGGGTACTACAGCGACCCGAGCACGTTCCCCCGCTTCGGCTTCGACGCTATCGCGGTGAGCTTACTGGCCGCGAACAACCCGCTCGGCGTCATCCCGGCCGCCCTGCTGTTCGGCGGCCTCGACGCCGGCGGGCAGTACATCGGTTTCACGCTCGACGTCCCCCGTCAGTTGGTCGACGGCGTCGTCGGCCTCGTCGTCCTGTTCGTCGCCACGCCGGAGCTGTTTCGGATGGCCGGCCGGCGGACCGGCCTCGGAGGTGACGAGGAGTGAGCGTCACGGAGTACGCGAACCCCGTCCGCGTCACCGTCGGCGTCGGCCTGCTGGTCCTGTTCGTCGTCGGCGGCGTGGCGACCCTGCTCGATCTCCCCGGGGCGGAACTGCTCACCGTCGGGGCCGCACAGCGTGCCTTGCAGGCGGCCATCCCCATCGCGCTGGCGGCCATCGGGGGTCTCTACGCCGAGAAGAGCGGCGTGTTCAACATCGGGCTGGAGGGGTTCATGATATTCGGCGCGCTGGCGGCCGCCGCCACCGCCTCGATCGCCTCCGGTGAAGGTGCGGTCACGCAGGCGCACCTCTGGCTCGGCATCCTCGTCGCGGTACTCGTCTGCGCGCTGCTCACCGTCGTCTACGCGCTGTTGACTATCCGCTATCGGGCCGACCAGATCGTCGCGGGGCTGGCGGTCTGGTTCGTCGCGCTCGGGTTCGGGCCGTTCACCGCGACGGTCATCTGGGGCGGCGTCTCCAGTCCGTCGCTGCCGAACGTCGACGCGATCACCGTCCCGGTCCTCGCCGAAATTCCGGTGCTCGGGCGACTGGTCTTCGACTCCTCGCCGCTGCTGTGGCTCACGCTGTTTCTCACCGCCGCGGCGTGGGTCGTCCTCTATCGCACCCGCTACGGCTACTGGGTGCAAGCCGCCGGCGAGAACCCGCAGGCGCTCGACACCGCCGGCGTCTCCGTCAACCGCGTCCGCTACGCCACGGTTATCTTCTCCGGCGCGATGGCGGGGCTGGGCGGTGCCGTCCTCTCCATCGGCATCGGCAGCGGCTTCACGGGAACCGGCGTGACGATGGTCGACGGGCGGGGCTGGATCGCCATCGTCGCGTACCTCTTCGGCAACTACAACCCGGTCGGCGCGTTCGGCGCGGCGCTGCTGTTCGGCGCGATGGAGATGCTCCAGATCCAGCTCCAGACCATCGGCATCGCGCTCCCGGGCAGCATCACCGAGCTGTTCCCCTACGTCGCCGTGCTGGTGGTGCTCGCCGCCGTCGGCTACACGCGGATGCCCGCCGCCGTGGGCGAGCCCTACGAGACGGAGAAGTGAGCGACCCGCTGGCGGGGATTCACCGGTTCAGCGAACCGCCCGACGCACCCGCGCGACGACGCCGACGAGGACGAGCGCGACGAACGCCAGCGCCGCCAGCCCGAGGTCGAAGCCGGGGCCGTCACCTTCCGTCAGTCCGGTGCCGGGATTCCGGTCCCAGTCGTCGCTCTCGCCGACGCGCATCCGGCCCGCCTCGACGCCCTCGACGGCGACGGTCCCCTCCGTCGCCGGGAACTCCAGCGTCACGTCCTTGCGCTCGCCGGGCGCGAGCGAGACGTTACGAGCGGCGACCGCCTCGCCGTCGACGGTGACGGTCAGCGTCCGGTTCGCCGGGCGGTCGCCGGGGTTCTCGACGGTCGCCACGATACTCGTTTCGTAGCCCGATCGGGCCCAGTCCGGCGGGCTGGTCGTCTCGACGACGCTCACCTCGCCCGGCGCGAGCGAGACGACCGCCAGCGAGGAGAGACCGTCGGCGGTCGCGCGATACTGTCCCGCGTCGGCGTCGTAGGTCGTCTCCAGCGGCTGCCACGACCCGTTGGCGTATCGGTACAGCGCGACGCTGTCGCGCGAGCGATCGGTGGGGAGGGCCGACTCGTCGACCCGAACCGCGACGTCGACGCTCCGGACCGCCTCGTCGTCGGCACCCGTCTCGACCGGGACGTACCCCAGCACGTCACCACGGGCGACCGACGGAAGCGCGCCCGAATCCGCCCGCGCCGCTCCCACCGTCGACTGAACGCGTTCTCGTTCCACCGCGAAGGTGACGCGCATACCGGAGACGGCGACCGCGGACTGCCCGTCCGCCCGGAAGTCGGGCGTCACCGTCGTTCCGACCGCGGCGTTCCGGACGGTGAATCTGAGGCCGTCACCCGTCTGTGACTGCGTGACGAGCAGGGTCGACGAGTCGCGCTCGTCGGGCGGGTTGCCGTACCTCGGGCCGCTGTCTCCGCCGCTCTCGTCGCTCGCTCCGTCGTCGTCGCTCGATACCGATCCGGCGTCCGCATCGGCGTCGTCACCCGAGTCGTCTGGGGTCGGGGTGGCCGTGGGCGTCGGCGAGGGGGTAGCCGTCGGCTCGGGGGTCGGCGTTGCAGTTGGCTCTGGCGTGGCTGTCGACGTCGGCGTCGCGGTGGGTTCGGGCGTCGGCGTCGGTGTTTGCTCCGGAGTGACCGTGGGCGTCGGCGTAGCCGTCGGTGTCGGCGTGGCGGTCGGCTCCGGCGTAGCTGTCGGCGTTGGCGTCGCCGTGGGCGTCGCAGTCGGTTCGGGTGTCGGCGTGGCGGTCGGCTCCGGCGTAGCTGTCGCCGTGGGCGTCGCAGTCGGTTCGGGTGTCGGCGTCGCCGTTGGCTCCGGTGTCGCCGTCGGTTCGGGCGTCGCGGGCTGGTCGAATATCGGCGACAGGAGCGGCGGAAGCCCGGGAGTCGAAGAGGGCGGCTCCGTCTCGGTTTCGTCCGCTTCGTCCGCCTCGTCGGTCTCGGTCTGTGGATCGTCCGCCTCGTCGGTCGTCGCCGCTTCGGTGGCCGCTTCCGCTGTTTCGGTCTCCGTCTCGGTCGGCTCCTCGGTTTGCGTCTCTGCTTCAGTAGTTTCCTCGGTCGGCTCTTCCGTGGCAGTCTCGGTCTCGGTGTCTTCCTCGGTCGGCTCTTCCGTGGCAGTCTCGGTCTCGGTATCTTCCTCGGTCGGCTCCTCGGGAACCGTCTCTTCCTCGGTCGGCTCCTCGGGAACCGTCTCTTCCTCGGTCGCCTCCTCCGTCACCGGCTCCGCCGTGGATTCTGCAGTTGCCGTCTCGGCTTCGGTCGTCTCCGTCTCGGTCGCTTCCCGCGTCCCCTCCTCGTCGGTGGGCGACAGCAACTCGTCGATGAGCGACCCGATCCCGCCGTCGTCCGTCTCGGTTTCGTCCGCTTCGTCTCCGTCGCCGCTTTCGGTCTCACTCTCTGTCTCGGTGATCTCGTCGGCAGTCGTCTCCGATTCTGCCGTCGGATCTTCGGTCGCCGTCTCGGTCTCGGGACTATCCGTCTCCGTTTCCGGACTGTCGGTTTCGGTTTCCGTCTCGGTGGCTCCGTCGTCGGTCGCCGTCGGTTCCTCCGTGGCCGTCCCGTCAGTCGGCGTTTCCGAGTCGACCTGGAAGGTGGGCGACTGGTCCGCCATAACCACGCCGTGGTGTGTCGCGGTTGCCACCGGCGTCGCGCCAACGATCATCAGCGCGAACGCGAGAGAGAGGAGTAAGCGAGACGGCGAAATCCAGCCCATGGGGGACCGTCAGTCCATCGCGGGATTAGTTACACACAGGCAAGAAACCGATAAGCCGGCCTTATCGGCCGGCAGCTACGGAGTCCGGTAGCGAGATCGAGAGCCAATAAGAAGGGTGTAACTATCGACCAGCATATCCAATGTGAACATATGACAGTATTCGCTGTCTCTCGTCGTCAGGTACTGCAGACAGCGGCCGTCGTCGGTGCCGTCGGCGTGGCCGGATGCGGCGGCGGTGGAAGTGATGGTGGCGACGGTGGAGGCGGAAGCGGCGACGGCTCGATTTCCGCCGAAGACTACCCCAACGTCGACGAGTGGTTGACCGAGACGGAAATCGGCGGCGCGGACGACACGTACGACGGGTCGCTGACCGACCACCGCGACAACGCCAGCCTCACCGTCGACGTGGGTGCGGAGGGCAACGACGGGAACTTCGCGTACGCCCCGTCCGCAGTCGTCGTCTCGACGGGCACGGAGATCCGCTGGAACTGGACCGGTGAGGGGAACCCGCACAACGTCGAAGCGCTGCCCGAGGAGCAACTCGGCGAGTCCGACTACGAGTTCAGTTCGGGCGAGCCGACGGGCGGTTCCGGCGTGAAGTACACCCGGACGCTGGAGGAACCGGGCGTCGTGCTGTACCACTGCGAACCCCATCTCTCGCTGGGGATGAAGGGCGGAATCGCGGTGGAGTAACGGCGGTCAGCGCCTACTCGTCGGCGTCGCGCCCGAGGTCGTAGAACTCCTCGTTCGGCCGTATATCCGCGAGTTGCGCCAATCGGTTCGAGAGGTTGAAGAAGGCGGCGACGCTGCCGATGTCCCAGACGGCGCGCCGGCTGAAGCCGTACTCTTCCAGTCGTTCGAGGTCGCTCTCGTCTACCGCGGCCGGGTGTTCGGTCAGTTTCACCGCGAAGTCGAGCATCGCCTCGTGGGCCTCGTTGATGTCGGCCGTGCGGTGGTTCGTGGCGACCTGTTCGGCCAGCCGCGGGGCCTCGGCGTGGATCCGGAGGAGCGCGCCATGAGCGACGACGCAGTACAGGCAGTGGTTGTCGCCGCTGACCGCGACGATGATCATCTCTATCTCCGCGCGTTCGAGTTCCGTGTCCTCGACGAGCGCGTCGTGGTACTCGAAGAACGCCCGGAAGTGCGAGGGGCGATAGGCCATCGCTCGGAAGACGTTGGGCGTGAAGCCCGCGCGGTCGGTCTCCTCGTCGATTCGCTCTCGCACGTCGTCGGGGAGGTCCTCGCGGTCGGGGACCTGAAAGTGCCGCATCGGCGCTCCCGTGTCATCCATATACACACTAGCGTCAGGCAACGGTATCAAAGTTGACCCAGCAAGTTCTGGCCCTCCGAGCGGTCCCCCGGGCCCCTAGTCCAAAGGTCTATGTCTCCCCGGCCCCGACCTAGAGTCACCATGAGCACGGAGACAGAGGAGGCGGACGACCTGCGCGAGCGCATCACGAACTTCCTGCGCCGGAACTTCCCGCAGATTCAGATGCACGGCGGCAGCGCGGCTATCGAGGAGATCGACCGCGAGGAAGGCAGCGTCACCATCCGGCTGGGCGGTGCCTGCTCGGGCTGTGGCATCTCCCCGATGACCATCCAGGCAATCAAGACGCGCATGACCAAGGAAATCCCCGAGATCGAGGAGGTCGTCGCGCGCACCGGGATGGAACAGCAGGAGGGCATGGCCGGCGGTAGCGGCATGAACCCCTCGTTCCCCGGCGGCGACTCCCGCGGTGGCGACGTCGGCGGCGACGACGAAGGCCCCGAAGCGCCGTTCTGACGCCGGATTTCTCCCATTTTTCTCGGCCGGCGAGCGGCGGCGCTGTTACTCGACCTATCGAGGTGACGGAGAACAGCCTGGTGAGTTTAGATTCAAATATGGCGGATTCGGCCACACATTACGCTCGACCTACATTGGATGAGAATATCGAAGGTCGTTTTGGCGTTTTAGTTCCACCTCGCCGATATTTAGCTCCCGAAATCGCATCGAGAAAATAATTCTATCTAAGAGAGGGGTAGATAGCTCGAAATGGTACGCAGTTCGAGACTATCCGAATGCGAAGCGAAACAAGAGGGTTCGTGCGGTCCCCGTCAGGTACCCTTCATGCCGCCGCTCGCGAGCCCCTCGACGATCCAGTGCTGGAACACCGCGAACAGCACGACGACGGGGATCATCGTGACCGTCGCGGCCGTCAACAGCAGCTCCCACGCGACGGTGTTCTGCGACTGGAACAGCTGCAAGCCGAACGGCAGGGTCCGGGTCGCCGCCGTCTGTGAGAGGATGGAGACGAACAGGAAGTCGTTCCACGAGAGGATGAAGGTGTAGAACCCCGCGACGGTGATGCCCGGCAGCGACATCGGGACGATGATGCGCCCGAGGATGTCCAGATGCGAGCAGCCGTCCATCTTCGCGGCCTCGTCGAGGGATTCCGGAATGTCGTCGAAGTAGCCTTTGAGCAGCCACGTTCCCAGCGGGATTCCCAGCACGGAGTGGGCGATGACGATGCCCAGCAGCGAGTCGATGAGGTTCAGCGAGAACATCACCAGGAAGAAGGGGATGAGGATGAGCACCCGCGGCAGCATCTGCGTCCCCAGGAAGGTGAACAGCAGGCCGCTCCGACCGGGGTACTCGAACCGGGACATCGAGTACGCCGCCAGCGTCCCGACGACCAGCGTGATCGCCGTCGTCGCGGTGGCGACGATGGTGGAGTTGATGAAGTACTGCTGGAACAGCCCGGTCGAGAGGATGGCGACGTAGTTCTGGAGCGTCAGTTCGCTCAGCGCCGGCACCAGCCGCGGCGAGTAGAGGAAGTCCGGCGACGTGAACGTCGCCATGACCATGTACGCCACCGGGAGCAGCAGGAACGACATGTAGACGCCGAGGACGGCGTACACGCCCAGCGCGCGCTTGGGCGACATGTCCTCCGCGAGCCACGCGTCCAGTCGGTCCGAAAGGGAGCGATCCGTCGAACGTGCTTGCGATTGCGTGTCAGTTGCCATGATCAGTCACGCGCCTCCAGGGTGGCGTACACGACGGTGAAGGCCATCATGATGAGCAGCATCACGACGCCGATGCTCGCGGCGTAGCCCATCGCGTACTGCTGGAAGGCCTGTTTGTAGATGTACGTCGCGAGCACCTCGGTGTTGCCCAGCGGGCCGCCCCCCGTCGAGAGGAAGACGATGTCGAAGTTGTTGAACGTGAAGATGACGTGCAACACGATCATGATCATCGACACGTACGAGATCTGCGGGAGCGTGATGTAGCGGAACCGCTGGAGCGGACCGGCCCCGTCGAGCCGCGCGGCCTCGTACTGGGTCTCCGGGATCGACTTCATCGCCGCCAGCAGCGCGATGGCGTAGAACGGCGTGTTCCGCCAGACGTGCATCAGCACGACGAGCGGGAACGCCACGCCCGGCCGGCCGAACCACGCGGCCGTCTCCATTCCGAGGCTGTCGAGGATGACGTTGACCGGGCCGAACCCGGTCTGAGTCAGGAATCGGAAGATGATGACCATCACGATGATGGGTAACACCCACGTGATCATCGACAGGCTTCGGAACAGCCCCGCGCCGGGAACCTTCTCTTTGAGCGCCAGCGCGAGACCCAGCCCGAGCAGGTACTGCAGCGAGACGGCTATCGAGGTCAGCAACACCGTGTGCCACAGCGCCGACTGGAACGTCGCGTCGGCGAACATCTGCGCGAAGTTCTGTAATCCGACGAACGTCTGTTGCTCGGGGTTCAACAGCGACGCCTCGAAGAAGGCCAACTGGATCCCCCGGAGCGTCGGGAAGATGATGATGACGCCCATCAGGACGACCGCGGGGAGGACCAGCGCGTAGCCCAGCCACGTCTCCTCGAGGAACGACCGGAACTCCTCGACGTAGCCGCCAGCCGTCGGGCCGGTGTCGGTGCTCGTTGCCATCGGACGCTCAGAGCTCGCTTTCGAGGTTCTTCAGCTCGTCGTGGAACTGTTTGCCGGCCTTGTACGGGTCGGTTCTGCCGTAGGCGACTTCCTGCATGTGCTTGTAGAACGGCTGCCGGACCGGCCCCCAGCCGATCTTCGCCAGCGCGCGACCCGTCTCGAAGACGTCAGTGAACGGCCGCCAGCTCTCGTTGGTGATGGTCGATTCCACGTCTTCGTGGACCGGCGTCATGCCGTTCCCCTTCGCGTCCTCGCCCATCGCTTTCAGCGTGGACGGCGAGGCGAACGACGCCACGACTTCCTTCGCTGCCTCCTGCTGGTCGGAGTGACTGTTGACCATCACCGGCTTGACTTCGAGGAAGGTCCCCTTCGAGGCACCTTCGCCCCGAGGCAGGTGGGCCACCCGCGTCCGCTCGTTCAGGATCTTCTCGGCCAGTTCGCTGTCGTTGATGTTGTCGCCGGTGGTCCACGAGCGGAGCCACGTCCCGCACTCGATGAACGCGAAGTTCCCGTTGATGTAGCCGGGGTCGTTGACCTGCCACCCGGTTCCGAGCTGGTCGGGGTTGCCGACCGGGTCCTCGGCGGCGTAGATCTGGTAGTACCAGTTGTCGAATATCTGTCCGAGCGCGTCGGCCTCGACGTTGAGCTTCCAGGACTCGCCGTCGGGGACGTACAGCTGGTCGGTGTGCTGATAGACGTGGGACATCCACTCCTGGAACGCCCGGACGCTGCCGTCCTTGGTGCAGTTGTGGTAGGCCCACATGTCGTCGTACTCGCTGTTTATCATCCGGCCGACCTCGTGGAACGCCGAGGCCGACTGGGGGACGTCCTGACCGAGTTCGTCGAGGACGTCCTTCCGAGTGATGAACGCGCGAGCGTTCCCGTTGTACGGGAGGCCGTACAGTTTCCCGCGGTAGGTCAGGGCCTCGATGGTGCTGTCGACGTAGCCGTCGTAGAACTCCAGCCCCTCGGCCCAGTCGCCCAATGCAGTGAGGTGGCCCGCCTTGACGTATTCGGTGAGGTGGCTCAGGACCCCCTCGATGGCGTCCGGCTTGCCGGTCCGAGCGCCGGTGAGGAACTTCTGTCGGAGGTCCTCGTAGGAGAACCGGCCCATCTCGAGGGGTGTGTCCGAGCGCTGCTTGAAGTTCTCCTGGAACGTCTCTTTCCAGACGGGCGGCGACCCATCGTTCGGGAAGGCGTAGTTCCAGAAGAGGACGTAGTTGCCGCTTCCGCCGCCGCCGCTACCCTCGGTGCCGGTACCGCTCCCGCTTCCGCCGTCGGCACCCATCTCGTCGGCCGCACCGTCGCCGCCGCCACCACAGCCGGCGAGTCCGGCGGTGGCTCCGACGCCGATGGCTTTCACGAGCGAGCGTCTGCTGAGTCCAGGGGAACTACTGTCTGACATGAGGCGAACCCTAGCGTGGACATTGGACTACCCCCATTTATAATTTTCCCCCAAAGACCGTTGACAACCCGTGGTAGTTGTTGTCATTATCCAGTAGATTTATCACTCGCTGTCCGAAACGCACATCCTGTATGCCGAAGATCGCCTTCGTCGGAGCGGGTAGTATGGTGTTCGCCACGAAACTCGTGGGGGACATCCTCTCGTTCGACGAACTGAACGACAGTACCATCGCGTTGATGGACGTAGACGAGCATCGACTCGAACAGACGACACGCATCGCCGAGGCGATGGTCGAAAACGAGGACCTAGACGCCACCATCGAGTCGACGACCGACCGCGTCGACGCGCTCGACGGTGCCGACTACGTCATGAACATGATCAACGTCGGCGGCACCGAACCGTTCGAAAACGAGATCCGCGTCCCCGAGAAGTACGGCGTGAAGCAGGCCATCGGCGACACGATCGGGCCGGGCGGCATCTTCCGGGGCCTCCGGACCATCCCGACGATGCTCGATATCGCGAGCGACATGGAGGAGCTGTGTCCCGACGCCCTCCTGTTGAACTACACGAACCCGATGTCGATCCTCTGTCAGACGATGTTCGAGGCCACCGATATCGAGACGGTCGGCCTCTGCCACAGCGTCCCCCACACCGCCGAGGCCATCGCCGACTACGCCGGCGTCCCCGGAGACGAACTGGAGTACTGGGTCGCCGGCGTCAACCACGTCGCGTGGTTCCTCGAAGCCAAACACGGCGGGGAGAGCGTCTATCCCGACCTCCGAGAGGCCTACGACGACGAGGAGACCTACGAGCGCGACACCGTCCGCTTCGAGATGATGAAGCACTTCGGCTACTTCCCGACGGAGTCCTCGCATCACATGTCCGAGTACGTCCCCTACTTCCGGACCGACGAGGACACCATCGAGGAGATGACCGGGACGGACTTCGCCGAGCGGATGCCCACCGGGACGTACCTCGAAGGGTGGCAGGCCCGCTCCGAGGAGCGCGACGACCCGGAACTGGACGTCGATCTGGACGAAGTGGGCGTCGAGCGCTCCGAGGAGTACGCCTCTCGGCTCATCCACTCCCTGGAGACGGACACCACCCGTCGGCTGAACCTCAACGTCAGCAACGAGACGAACGCCATCGAGTCCCTGCCGACCGACGCCTGCGTCGAAGTCCCCGTCCTCGTCGACGGCACCGGTCTCCG encodes the following:
- a CDS encoding ABC transporter substrate-binding protein — protein: MSDSSSPGLSRRSLVKAIGVGATAGLAGCGGGGDGAADEMGADGGSGSGTGTEGSGGGGSGNYVLFWNYAFPNDGSPPVWKETFQENFKQRSDTPLEMGRFSYEDLRQKFLTGARTGKPDAIEGVLSHLTEYVKAGHLTALGDWAEGLEFYDGYVDSTIEALTYRGKLYGLPYNGNARAFITRKDVLDELGQDVPQSASAFHEVGRMINSEYDDMWAYHNCTKDGSVRAFQEWMSHVYQHTDQLYVPDGESWKLNVEADALGQIFDNWYYQIYAAEDPVGNPDQLGTGWQVNDPGYINGNFAFIECGTWLRSWTTGDNINDSELAEKILNERTRVAHLPRGEGASKGTFLEVKPVMVNSHSDQQEAAKEVVASFASPSTLKAMGEDAKGNGMTPVHEDVESTITNESWRPFTDVFETGRALAKIGWGPVRQPFYKHMQEVAYGRTDPYKAGKQFHDELKNLESEL
- the melA gene encoding alpha-galactosidase, with translation MPKIAFVGAGSMVFATKLVGDILSFDELNDSTIALMDVDEHRLEQTTRIAEAMVENEDLDATIESTTDRVDALDGADYVMNMINVGGTEPFENEIRVPEKYGVKQAIGDTIGPGGIFRGLRTIPTMLDIASDMEELCPDALLLNYTNPMSILCQTMFEATDIETVGLCHSVPHTAEAIADYAGVPGDELEYWVAGVNHVAWFLEAKHGGESVYPDLREAYDDEETYERDTVRFEMMKHFGYFPTESSHHMSEYVPYFRTDEDTIEEMTGTDFAERMPTGTYLEGWQARSEERDDPELDVDLDEVGVERSEEYASRLIHSLETDTTRRLNLNVSNETNAIESLPTDACVEVPVLVDGTGLRPCSVGELPKSIRTFPQQHVAVQQLVVEGALENDREKIHRAVKQDPLTAAELTLPEIHEMTEELLAKNEAYLPTLR